In Coffea eugenioides isolate CCC68of chromosome 4, Ceug_1.0, whole genome shotgun sequence, the genomic stretch aatccaaacaagatggttagaaaaaaaaatttctacttTGATTTATTTGCTTTTCCATTAAAATTATACCTTTTATTAATCCAAACATTGCTTGAGAGTTGGTTTTCtttttaattacaaatgatGGAAATTTCTTGTTAATCACGTGAAATAATAGACCTCGcaagttaaagaaataattcaaaaaaacaTAACATATTTTAGCATATTCTATATTTTTAACCATTAGCCATCTATATTTTTTATCATTAGCCATCTATTGtgatttttttcttaaaaaggTCATACTTTGTCTTATTTAATTCCTTTTCAAAATCTTGCAAATTTTGATACTAATAGCTAATTTGGATGTTTAGGTTAGACAAGAAAAGATGGGAAATGTTAAGtcatgaaagaaaagaaaataagagaaaggaagagaagaggtgataatgttatttggaagttaagctaggaaaagagatgattttggatatatatatatgtcaatAAAAATTTGTTCAATACATATTTGAGGACAATTTTGGTACTTAGAAAATTTTATTAGGCATTCTTAGCTTTTTCCGATGCTTTCCGCCCACATTTGGGCGGAAAACTTTGATAACCATAATAGTAAGAGCTCATCCGTCCAAATTATACACTTTTTATCCTTTTCTGCCCCTCAAAAACTTCCAAACGCTAGAAAGAGTGTTGTCTTTTTTGtcacatttttttcttttctcatcaAATCACAGCTCCTAAACTAACTATAAGAGTTTAGAAATTTTTCGTGTAAATCTTGATTCCAAATTAGCAAGTTTTCCTCTCCTATACTTTGATTTTGCTATTTTATATAGTACTATGAAAAATAGTCATTGTTATTAAACTCTATTACACTCATGTTAGAGTTTAGTCTTTATTATCTATTTTTAACTAATACTTCCTTTTGATAATCAACTAGTAATAAgttaaggggtatgtttggtatGAAATATTCTTCTTACTCTTGaaatcattttttattattattaatttttttgaattgggCTAATTTGTTATAAGAACGTTAGTTTGAGGTTAATGATGTTTTGAAAATCTGAGGGGAGGACAGTGAAACTGTCataaaccttaggggaggtttctaaaattattccCTGAAAATGGGCAACGGCAAAGGTGGCTAAAGTAGGGTTTAGGTTTTGATGATCGGATTTAGGTCAGCATAATTTTATTTAATGTATTTGGTGCCACATGTACTTGTAATGCAAATATATAATCTTGACGAGTTCTATTTTTGTGGCATAACAATGAGAAGCTCTATTTCAGAGGCGTTTTTAATCTaccaaaagataaaaattatCCCAAACTTCACACTTGTAATTTAGTTTTCTCTGGTCAAGAATTTCAatgcaaaaatatattttgttgattttactATTATTAGTAGAGCCAAAATATTTATTTGAGCAAAAATAGATTTTGAATTTGGGCagattttttctgtttctttgtCACTAATGGTAGTACTCATTATTGTATGATTCGGTCTAAATGGGGATCCAAATCTACCCACTTAATACTCAAGTTTTAACCTTTTTTGTAGAATTATTTTAAATaagttatttattattattgttattataatttataattttaattCATACACAGTACGGATTACACTGCTaataaattaggtattttaatgcTATCCGGTCAATCCTAGCTTGCTATTCTCAGAAATTTTTATTAGACTCAAGGCATGCGTAGTCAACTGCTGTAGGCTTTACCGTCTGTACACACGGACACGGTTGCCTTCCAAccccttctttcctttttcttacgGAATCTCTGAAACCTAACTCTCATGGTGACCTAATGCAGGTCTATAATGCTACATAAATATACAATATCATATGCTCTCTTTAGCGTCTTAACAAATTGGGAATTGACCAACGGATGTTGGTGCAAGATTCTTTAACCATGACGTCTTAAGTTTGAAACTCATGAAAATGGAAAAGATGATATCGGAAGAGTTTTTTCTATAAGGAGTCTAACTCAATTCGAACATGATTAATCACAAACCGTAAAATGAATGTAGAAACCTgtaatttataaaaaatatatgaaattACATTAGGCACGTATAATGGAATAAAAAttattgaattttaaattaGTAAATTACCTCCTTATTGGACTTCCCttttccccttattccttcTCTATTCTCGTAGCTCTTTCTCCTTATTTTTGCTCACCAATCTCGCTAATGTTAATGTATAACGTATACTACTAGGAAGTCCTTACAATCATTTAAAATAGTATATACAATGACTAAATTGTCTTTTAATAGTCGCTTAAGAACATGAACAAATTTAGCTAACTTAAAATTATAGAACTTCATGCTCTACTTATTAAACGTTAGCCCCTAACTGTGTTAGCTAATATTTAATATTACTAAAATTGGCTTATATCTTatcaccaaaaccaaaacaCGTATTTAGCAATTCACATGCTAATTTACATGTTAAGTGGGGTTCACTTAATAtgataaattaaatcaaatgaaACCTTTATACGTGAACGTCAAACTCTATCATTGGTTCATGAACAACTAATAGCTATGCCTAATAATGCTCTGGattgatataaaaattttcacaaatttatcgaacttaaaatcataaaatttcatgCTCTACTTATAAAGCTTGTGCCCCTAACCGTGTTAGATAATATATCATATTAGTAAAATTGAATTATAACTTATCACCGCAACACATATGTTGCAATTCCTGCAAAATTTAGATCACCCCAAGTATAAATTATGCTACTAcaatattttccaaaattgaTTTATAGCTTATCACCAAAACATGTATGTAGCAATTCACACAAAATTCAAATCAACGCAAATAAAAATTATACCAATAAAAATTGGAGGGGCCGAATTGGAATTAGATGCTTGAACGGTAACACATATCAACCATAGCCTAACTGTCAGTCCAATGAAATTGGAAGACCAGATTCGTCCACCTGGCATATCTCCATTGGCCAAAATTCCGTAAATCGAAAATTTCGCACAATTCCGCACCCGTAGAACTCACGCGTGCATCCACGAAAGCAGCAAAATTATTCATTTCACccatttctttccttctccAGCCTTTCCCTCTCATAGCTATTGCCTTGCAACCAGAGCTGCAATTTCCCCGGAAATTTGAATTAATATTTTGAATTTCCCGGAAAATTCACCGGCGGTCGTCCCCCTCCCCCCCTCATCCAATCCTTATTCTTTGATCGTTGACTTTCTTCTCAGGTAGAATATGTATTTcttatccttttgaaatgtgattttttgggcttgtttgtttttttttttttggaagattgaTAGTCATTTTGGGATTGAGTTTTGAttaattagggttttccaataTCGGAATGACGACGAGTCAAGGCGGGGGATCATCGTCAAGGAGAAGCTTATCTTTGAGCTCGCAGATGAGGAAGAAAGCTGTCGGAGCGGGTTTCGATAATGGAGGCTCCGAATCTCCTCACCGGAAATCTCTGTCGTCTTCTCGTTCCATGTATGTacttttgttttctatttttaattttccattttcGTGTTCCGACTTTGGCGGATATGGATATGGTTGAATATTGCGTTTTGTGCAATTTTATCTTTAGCTGTCATTGCCACATTGTTTTTAGATGGAAAAGGCAAGGGAAAAAAATGTTTTTGGctgttgttgggttgttgagAAATTATAATCGCAAATTGCTTGAGTGTTTGGAACATGAATGATGATGAAATCCTGATTGGTATTTGAGGCTGcttttttaattcaatttgAAACATCCGATATTTAAATCCTATGTCTTCTGCTGCATATTTCATTCGGCAGTTTAATTTGTGAGGTGTCCTTTTGAAGTTCGGTAATATGAAATCAAGGGATTTGAGTTTTTTTCCTTAAGAGTTGTTGCCTTCTGCTTGATGCTAGTATCACTGGATATAATTTGGAAACGGCCTGTTAAGCAGGGGGCTGACCGGTGAGCGGACAGTAAAGAGATTGAGGTTGTCGAAAGCTCTGACAGTACCTGATACTACAAGTATTTATGACGCTTGCCGGCGTATGGCCGCTCGTAGAGTTGATGCGTTACTACTTACTGACTCAAATGCCTTATTGTGTGGAATCTTGACAGATAAGGTTTGAACATAGTTGCTTAGGTAGTACGACGAAGTATAATtactaataaaataaattaaattttacattCACTTGAATCTAGActtctatttgatttcacataTCTTAACAACTGCTCATTCTTGTGAGTGAAGGATATAGCAACAAGAGTAATTGCTCGTGAGCTTAATCTCGAGGAGACTCCTGTTTCAAAAGTTATGACAAGAAACCCAGTATTTGTGCTTTCTGACACACTTGCTGTGGAGGCATTGCAAAAGATGGTGCAAGGAAAATTTAGGCATTTGCCTGTTGTGGAAAATGGAGAAGTTATTGCTTTACTTGATATAGCAAAATGTTTGTATGATGCTATTGCTCGGATGGAAAGAGCAGCTGAGAAGGGAAAGGCAATTGCAGCTGCTGTTGAAGGTGTTGAAAAGCACTGGGGAGCATCTGTTTCTGGTTAGTTGCAGGATGTTACTCAATGAGAACTTCACCAGATTTGACTTTCATGTCTATTTTGTGTGccctttttccttccttccttttcttgtttcttttggcCAAACATCTGCCTGGTCCTGAGTCGAGCATTGGTTTCTTGGTTGCTCAAGTAACAAATCTGTTCCCTCACTGTGATAATTTGATTCACTCTTTTAATTTGGTTGACATACAGGCTCTAATACATTCATTGAAACAATTCGAGAGCGGATGTTTAGGCCCTCCCTGTCTACAATTATTCCTGAGAATTCAAAGTAGGTAATACTTTTACTTACATATTTTAGTTATGTTTTGGACCTTTGGTTATTGAATGCTTTAATTATTACACACATTAATTCTATGTTGGTGACATTATCATGCTGATTGTTTCATTGCTAGGGTTGTTACAGTTGAACCAACTGATAGTGTCCTGTTGGCAACAAAGAAGATGCTTGAATTGCGAACAAACTCTGCAATTATAACAGTTGAAAATAAACCGAGAGGAATTCTTACGTGAGTTTCCTTTTTCTAGATTCAAGTTTTAACTATAGGGTTTGGTATATACTAATGAACACTAAGTTGATTTGTCCCTATAAAATTTTTCAGTTCAAAGGACATCTTGATGCGTGTTATAGCACAAGATCTTCCAGCTGATTCAACTCTAGTGGAGAAGGTCtatctctatctctctctctctctgtctcaaTAAAGTGGTCTGACTCTTGATGTGTCCTCTGGAAAATCTGTGAAATTTGTGATATAGGTTATGACACCAAATCCAGAATGTGCAACAGTCGATACACCTATTGTTGATGCATTGCATACAATGCATGATGGAAAATTTTTACACCTTCCTGTTGTTGATAGAGGTAAATTCATACTCATGAATGACCACATAATGATCATTTACAAGTTTATCCATGTACGCTATTTTGTCACATAAATTTGATGCGAGTAAATAATCTGTTGTTTACTTGTAAGTTTTGTGacattttaaattttgaatcagATGGAATTGTAGTTGCTGTTGTAGATGTGCTTCATATTACTCATGCAGCAGTAGCGACTGTAAGTTCTATTCTACCTTTCTCCAGTGTACCATGCTCGATGGGTTTGACAGCTTAGGTCTTCTTGagattttggattttgttgCATTGAAATTGTCTACTTAAATTTCATTACACTTAAAGACCCATGGTAGTAATTAGAGTTCACTGTTATCACCTTGCTGTTAGTTTCCTTTGTATAATCCTTATTACCTATTCAGATTGGGAGCAAAAGATGATCTAAACTATAATCACCAGTTATGCAATACTATCATCTACAGTGTTAAGGAGAATATATTTGTGGAACCCAAAATAGCATGCTTGAGCTTGACTCAATCTCAATTTTGACCAAGCTCAAGTGAGCATCTGACCCAGCAGCTCGGTTCATTGACAGCCGTAGTACTGCAGTTTCTTTTCATCATCTTCACTCCACATTTCCCCGGTTTCTTAAGTAGGAAACTTTTAGAATGCTGTCTTTCTGGAATTGGTGTGGTTTCTTCTTAAATTTGTTACCTGATGTGATGTTGGACATCTTGGATCAACAAATTAATGGATAATAAAGAGAATTTATATCAGTAATTTGAGTGTCTTATCTCTCACAGTCTCATTGTTGTTCACCAGGGTGAGAAGGCATAGTTTATTGGGTTTCTGCTAGAACAGTAAGAGATGATATAATGTCTCAAATTCTTGTCATATGAAGTCCTTGAGTTCCTTTTAGTTGGTTCCAGAATTTCATTTTGCTAGTTCTTTATTCCATCCAGACCCAGTTTATTCCCTTTGTTATGATGAGGTTGACATGAATGGTTGTATGGCAATGGTTCCTTGTACATTAGAAACAAACTTAAGAACTAGTAATTCTGTAGGATTGTTTCTTTTCCGTTTTAGTTGCATATTCTTGTCTTGTTCCTTCCATTTATTTCTGAGAACTCAGTAGAACTAGGCTGTACAAGAACTTCCTTTCCTATCTTATGTGCAATTCATTTTCAACAGTTATATACTTATTGTTTCAAGGATATGATTTATATGGAACAGAGATCTCTGCTTTTGTTGGTTGTTTAGTAGATTTAGTGGAATTGAAAGAATACATTTTGAATATCAAATTCCTCTTCCTCAAGTGTGCTCTTGTTATTTGTGGCAAGAATGTTAATATTTGTTGTTTGCACCTTAACTAGGTGGGAAATACTGCTGGAGTTAGTACAGAGGCTGCAAACACTATGATGCAAAAATTTTGGGATTCTGCCATGGCACTTGCTCCTGATGATGAGGAGGAAACCCGGAGGTGGACGACTTTCTTTACATATAAGGATTTGCTTACACTTTTTCTCTTATATTTTTGTTTAACATTTCAGTGAGGGTTCCTTAAAGATGGCTTCTGATGGGGCAGACACAGGGAGATCTCTTCCCTGTCCTTCGTCAAGCATGCCAGGCACATTTGCTTTCAAAATTCAGGACAGGAAGGGAAGAATGCATCGGTTCAACTGTGGTATGTATTTGTCATATTCAATAGACGCCATTCATGGCAATTATTATCTTGAAGATCATGTTTCACATTTAGCAAGACACCCTGGGTACTACTACAgtgcaaaagaaaggaaaggaaagtaGGTTTCCTTCGATGCCGTTTGGATAGCTTAGTTGCCTAGTTCTGTTACTGGTTTTTGTTCCTCATTTTTTATGTATTTGCTTGAAAGCAAACAGTAACATAGTGTTTGGAGAGGGGAAAGAAAGTTCCCTGTTAATTTAGCAGTAAATATAATTTCCATTACAAATAGGTCTCTTTTACCtccaactcttttttttttggatgaaccAAACACAAGCAACATAACTAGTCCTAATCCCTCCcttgcccccccccccccctctctatGTTTTCATTTTCCTCGAAAGTCAATCAAGAGAAAGAAGACCAAAGCCCTCCTATTCCTCTCTTTTTAGTTTCCCACTCAGTGCCTTAATCCAAAAAATGCCCTTAGTGCACCAATCTTATTGTAACCTAGCTTCTATCCATTGCACACCTACTTATATTTATTTGTGATCGTTTATAACTTAATTGAAATATACTAGAACTTGATTTAGACTTCTAATGTTGTAGTTAGGTATAAAGGTGATGACAAGTAAACTCAAATCACTATTTTTGTGGGAAAAGATAAATTGGCTACATTAGTTTGTCTGGGTTCATGTGCTCATATTATCTACAAAAATGATAGTTATGTGGATTTGTCTTCTACTTAGGCCAGATGTGTGTTCGCTTCACAATCAGGAAATGTTTAAAAGTTTAACATGGATCCTTTGTGAATTTGTTATCTGTAAAGAAACTAAAATGGCTCAATCCTTCTTGATGACGAAAAGGAAATCAGTATTGCTGTCACATGAAAGTTTTGCTGATTCATTGCTTGTCAAGTGATAATCCTACTATTCATTTTGAACAAAAAACAAGGTCTTGAGAAATTGACAGCAGCCATTAAATTTATCCTTTTCTTCGTATTAAGCAGTTAAATCCCTGCTGCATCTTTCACATCGTTATCGACAAGTAGTAGGAATAAAGATAACAAAGTAAACATACTTAGCTCTCAATCATGTATACATAAATCAGTTGTTCAGCACACATGAACTTCTACAAATATAATTAGACGTATAATTCTCCAAGGACCTAACCTTTTGTTTCTGGTTTTGAGTTCAGATACACGTAGCTTAACAGATCTTATAACTTCAATTATTCAAAGAGTGGGTGATGACATTGACCGCAAAAACCTTCCTCAGATTTTGGTAGGCTCAACTCCTTGTTCTCTTCTTTGGTGCTAAAAAAGTACCATTGTTTTTAATCTCCTTCAGTGAACGCATTAGTTCTTCTTTGTCTCTGTTGAATGCTCTTATTCTTATATAATAATTGTGCCGCAGTATGAAGATGAAGACCATGACAAGGTGGTACTTGCATCAGATAGTGATCTTGTAGCAGCTGTGGACCATGCAAGGTCGGCTGGTTGGAAGGTATACTTGGGTTTTCATAGTAGGGTCAGAAAATCTGAAGTTGAGAATCTTGTAATTGGTGTGGCACATAGGTTCCTTTACCATTTAGAAAGACAGTTCTGTCATTTTGACTCTGGATGTTCTTCCTCATTACAACGGTGAGCAGTTAATGACACTAACCATTTTTAACTTCAACAGGGACTAAGATTACATTTAGCTTACTCAGGAAGACCTGGTCATAGGAAAGGTTCTGGCTCCGTCAGTATGGACTATGCTCATGAAGATGCATGGGCGTCAGCGTACAGTGCCGTGGCAGCTGGAGCTGCTCTAGTTGCTGGTTTAGGCGTATTAGCATTTTTTAGGAGATCTGGCAAGTAACGCTTACAAGAAGTTAAGCTGCGATGTAGATTTTCAAAACAACGCTTATTTTTTCAGAGCTCAGTGGCTGAGATTTACTCGAGTTGACGGTGGCTTGCGCTGTGCAGTTGCGTCAAGTAGATTCATACCCAAAAGGTTGTAATTATTTTGCCTGCCATACAATTTTTGTGGGTGCCATTGTCTGGAGCTGTGAATTGTAAGAAAAGCTCTCAGGCTTGTTTTTGGATTCACGAAGTTGCAAACTGGTATTCGTGATAATTTTTCGAATGCTGAGATTGTAACCGGGATATAGATGCCAGTGGCAGTGTTAATACAGAACAAACAGCAGCTGTGTTTATCCCGTTTTGCTCTTCTGTCGTCAATGTCTTATTgcattattaatatttatttgcTTCTATTTTGTCTATATGATGCAGTTTGATATGCTACTGAGTGCTTTATTTATCCCACAGACGAACGTGATACTTGTTTTGCAGGACTTATTGACAATTTGTTTCATAAAACAGATTAAAATTAACATTtcatttcagtttttttttcctctttttttccccTAATCGTTGAAATCAAATGATTTAACCACCTCAAAGCATCAATAAATTCAATAGCATTAAAATTGGTAGATCCAGTTTTTAAAGTATCAATGGTCCAGATTGTGCTATATTATTTGGTGAAATGATGTGGCACAATCTAGGTCATCGATCTTTAAAAACCGAGTGTATCCAAGTGTGAGGCAATTCAATAACGTGTAGTGTGGAAGTCTTTCAAGAACATCTTTGGGGTATGCACGGTTGGATATTAGTTCCGTGCACCATTTGGCTGACCGAATTCGCACTTGGCAGGTTAGTTATTTTTTGATCTTTATTCGTCTCATATATCAGTGACTACTCGATTATCGGATATTCACGGAAAGAGAGTCAGGTCAATGGGTATCTGCTCTCCTACTCATCATTtaatgtttttaaaaaataatttatactaatttaattttgtattttatatATTCATCTAAAATTCAACATagattttttctaaaaaaaaaatggtctCTTATTGAGAAACAAACAAGTAAAAAGactacaagaaaaagaaaaaaaattaaaaaattcaaaatcaatgaaaatttgaaataagtagTACCTTTTTTCTTAAATATACATTTCATAGCAATTAAActcttttctaaaaaatattaGATCATGACATCTACAAATAAATCTTCTAAGCAAACTATAGCCTCTCATATTTGTAGCGCAAttttttctatcaaattatttAGTTAgctttaaaaatattattttgtagtatgtgtataaatataaaaaatatatatgtgtgGGGCAGGTTGGATACCCGTAGGTTCTTAATTCTTTTTGACCCCAACTTGCTCTGTATATAAGCCGGTACGTGACCCTCTTTTGATCCGATCAAATAGTGCGGATCGCCAATCACGAACCCTAGTTTTCAGATTGGATTTGTTCGAATATTGTGGGCATTTTTTGCCAACTCGTAGGAACATCTATAGTTCTTATTTCTTACCTTTGGGGCAAACACTTGACCCAAATCCTTAAAGAAATTCTCTCTCTCAAGCATGCCAGCTACTATAATTTACTCTTAATCCATAGACTAACTTTGGTTTGTACTAATCTTTTTCAGTCATTGCTTTCATAAACTCAAGTTGTATCAACTGCAGCAATCATCTCCTCATTGTCATACTTTTCAATTTACAGTTTTATTTTCCACGCAGTATGGTTAAACTGCTAACTATTAAACATGTCATTAAAAGGTACTGTTCTGTTTgttcttgaaaaagaaaacacGCCCTTCAAATTGAAAATCACAGTGATGTTTGAAGAATGCCTATACTTGGATAGCTATTCTTTCCCACACAATTGCTTACCACAGCAGCAACACCTTGTTCTACAGATAAGGCGATAAAATTCCAGGGCTTGGGTAATATGCCTCTACTTCACATGGTATGGTGATTATTATGGAGATAAAA encodes the following:
- the LOC113768570 gene encoding CBS domain-containing protein CBSCBSPB5, with the translated sequence MTTSQGGGSSSRRSLSLSSQMRKKAVGAGFDNGGSESPHRKSLSSSRSMGLTGERTVKRLRLSKALTVPDTTSIYDACRRMAARRVDALLLTDSNALLCGILTDKDIATRVIARELNLEETPVSKVMTRNPVFVLSDTLAVEALQKMVQGKFRHLPVVENGEVIALLDIAKCLYDAIARMERAAEKGKAIAAAVEGVEKHWGASVSGSNTFIETIRERMFRPSLSTIIPENSKVVTVEPTDSVLLATKKMLELRTNSAIITVENKPRGILTSKDILMRVIAQDLPADSTLVEKVMTPNPECATVDTPIVDALHTMHDGKFLHLPVVDRDGIVVAVVDVLHITHAAVATVGNTAGVSTEAANTMMQKFWDSAMALAPDDEEETRSEGSLKMASDGADTGRSLPCPSSSMPGTFAFKIQDRKGRMHRFNCDTRSLTDLITSIIQRVGDDIDRKNLPQILYEDEDHDKVVLASDSDLVAAVDHARSAGWKGLRLHLAYSGRPGHRKGSGSVSMDYAHEDAWASAYSAVAAGAALVAGLGVLAFFRRSGK